A part of Mycolicibacterium sp. TUM20985 genomic DNA contains:
- a CDS encoding GAF and ANTAR domain-containing protein, whose translation MTGSTEDAPRTAPEAMTPEQFDTDAADLQAGIGALGGLVAGSLGLPELLGEVAGFAVRAIPGADGAGVTLLRLDRTDNIVEELAASAPFVAEIDRVQYVTLNEGPCITAALERRTVRSGSLGGEKMWPRFGPRVGRMGVHSALSLPLMLPDKVIGGINVYARAKDVFDDHAAHLGELFARPAAVAVHNAQILSQAMALATQLQNALSTRPVIDQAIGLLRGRTGRSAEDAFDELRAMSQSEHRKLAEVAQRIVDQAVRRAPARHNPT comes from the coding sequence ATGACGGGATCTACCGAAGATGCGCCCCGCACGGCACCCGAAGCAATGACTCCCGAGCAGTTCGACACCGACGCCGCCGACCTTCAGGCCGGCATCGGTGCGCTCGGAGGTCTGGTAGCGGGCAGCCTGGGGTTGCCGGAACTACTCGGCGAAGTCGCTGGCTTCGCGGTGCGTGCGATTCCGGGTGCCGACGGCGCCGGGGTGACGTTGTTGCGGCTCGACAGGACCGACAACATCGTCGAAGAGCTCGCGGCCAGCGCGCCGTTCGTCGCCGAGATCGACCGCGTGCAGTACGTCACGCTCAACGAGGGCCCGTGCATCACCGCAGCGCTGGAGCGCCGCACGGTGCGGTCAGGTTCCCTTGGTGGGGAGAAGATGTGGCCGCGGTTCGGTCCCCGCGTGGGCAGGATGGGGGTGCACAGTGCTTTGTCGCTGCCGCTGATGCTGCCGGACAAGGTGATCGGCGGGATCAACGTGTATGCCCGTGCGAAGGACGTCTTCGACGATCACGCCGCACACCTCGGGGAACTCTTCGCCAGACCCGCGGCGGTAGCGGTACACAATGCTCAAATCCTTTCGCAAGCAATGGCTTTGGCGACCCAACTGCAGAACGCGCTGTCGACGCGACCGGTAATCGACCAAGCGATCGGCTTGCTCCGCGGCCGTACCGGGCGCAGCGCCGAGGATGCCTTCGACGAACTGCGGGCCATGAGCCAGAGCGAACATCGCAAACTGGCCGAGGTCGCCCAACGCATCGTCGACCAAGCCGTGCGTCGAGCTCCGGCGCGACACAACCCGACCTGA
- a CDS encoding cupin domain-containing protein: MQKTSLTALAREQLAAAGRASSGRAAHTVYGGSEHVLRQTLIALEAGQTLEEHENPGEATVQVLRGRVRLIAGQDSWEGSAGDLIAVPDSRHSLEAIEASAILLTVAKLSAP; the protein is encoded by the coding sequence GTGCAGAAGACTTCACTCACGGCGCTGGCCCGCGAACAACTCGCCGCTGCGGGACGTGCCTCCAGCGGACGCGCTGCGCATACCGTCTACGGAGGCAGCGAACACGTTCTGCGTCAGACTCTGATCGCATTGGAGGCCGGCCAGACACTCGAGGAACACGAGAATCCAGGAGAGGCAACCGTCCAGGTTCTTCGTGGACGGGTGCGACTGATCGCCGGCCAAGACTCGTGGGAAGGCTCGGCCGGCGACCTGATCGCAGTGCCCGATTCGCGGCACTCGCTCGAAGCCATCGAGGCTTCGGCGATCTTGCTCACCGTCGCGAAGTTGTCCGCACCGTAG
- a CDS encoding glycosyltransferase family 4 protein, which yields MLTEGLVAAGHHVTLFATADSITTASLHATAPCGWSEDVTIDAKVAECLHISSVFERADEFDVIHNGFDFLPLTYSDLVSTPVVTTIHGFSSSRILPVYERYDSTTAYVSISDADRHPKLSYAATIHHGIDLTTFAVHPSPGEHLLFFGRIHPDKGTAHAIEVARRCGRRLDIAGIIQDENYFRTEVAPHIDDVWVRYLGPVDASTRPEVLGGAHALLHLIDFDEPFGYSVVEAMACGTPVIAYDRGSMGELIEDGVTGYLVGDLESAVAAVASASQLDRHGIATCAAERFSVDTMVDEYANVYRDVLDQRR from the coding sequence TTGCTCACCGAGGGACTGGTGGCCGCAGGGCATCACGTGACCTTGTTCGCCACTGCGGACTCGATCACCACTGCCAGCCTGCACGCCACCGCGCCCTGCGGCTGGTCTGAGGATGTCACGATCGACGCCAAGGTGGCGGAGTGTCTGCACATCTCCTCGGTGTTCGAGCGTGCCGACGAATTCGACGTCATTCACAACGGATTCGACTTCCTACCGCTCACCTACAGTGATCTCGTCTCGACTCCGGTGGTCACCACGATCCACGGGTTCTCGTCGAGTCGCATCCTTCCGGTGTACGAGCGTTACGACAGCACCACGGCGTACGTGTCGATCAGCGACGCCGACCGGCACCCAAAGCTGAGCTACGCCGCCACCATTCACCACGGCATCGACCTCACCACGTTCGCGGTCCACCCGAGCCCCGGTGAGCATCTGCTGTTCTTCGGACGGATCCACCCCGACAAGGGCACTGCGCACGCGATCGAGGTCGCCCGCCGATGCGGTCGCCGACTCGACATCGCGGGAATCATTCAGGACGAGAACTATTTTCGCACCGAGGTGGCGCCACACATCGACGATGTGTGGGTGCGCTACCTCGGTCCGGTCGATGCCTCGACACGCCCCGAGGTACTCGGAGGAGCGCACGCACTGCTGCACCTGATCGACTTCGACGAGCCGTTCGGCTACAGCGTGGTGGAGGCCATGGCCTGCGGCACACCGGTCATCGCGTATGACCGAGGGTCCATGGGAGAACTCATCGAGGACGGCGTCACGGGCTATCTGGTCGGCGACCTCGAATCAGCCGTCGCCGCAGTCGCTTCCGCGAGTCAGCTCGACCGGCACGGGATCGCCACATGCGCTGCCGAGCGGTTCTCCGTCGACACCATGGTCGACGAGTACGCGAACGTCTACCGTGACGTCCTCGACCAACGCAGATGA
- a CDS encoding RrF2 family transcriptional regulator, translating to MHITRFADLGLRAVMRLAATTDERPSSKEIAAQLSVSYLHMTKVITRLAELGVVDARRGRGGGLTITELGRTARVGWLVRRLEKDNGREEVIECEGTNPCPLRFGCRLRGALRVAQDAFYASLDELTIDDLIQTPTKNVLLALPGLHGSDPRSTAQMGN from the coding sequence ATGCACATCACCCGGTTCGCCGACCTCGGACTGCGGGCCGTGATGCGACTGGCCGCCACCACCGATGAGCGACCGTCGAGCAAGGAGATCGCCGCGCAGCTCTCGGTCTCCTACCTGCACATGACCAAGGTGATCACGCGGCTGGCCGAACTGGGTGTCGTCGATGCCCGGCGAGGTCGGGGCGGCGGACTGACCATCACCGAACTCGGGCGTACCGCTCGGGTCGGATGGCTGGTGCGCCGCCTCGAGAAGGACAATGGCCGTGAAGAGGTCATCGAATGCGAGGGAACGAACCCGTGCCCACTGCGCTTCGGATGCCGACTGAGGGGTGCGCTCCGCGTCGCGCAGGATGCGTTCTACGCATCCCTGGATGAGCTAACGATCGACGACCTCATCCAAACCCCCACCAAGAACGTCCTGCTTGCCCTCCCGGGGCTCCATGGCAGCGATCCACGATCCACCGCACAGATGGGAAATTGA
- a CDS encoding glycosyltransferase, which translates to MTDGRGTFEHACFADPRPEHGYCTDDMARVLIVASREREPAPGVQWLVRLALQFLDEAQVTDGAYRNRMDAAGGWTDEASVEDCWGRSIWGLGTAAARSEQSGIRDSAVAQFERAAQQRSPWPRAMAFAAVGAAEVLTVLPDNQSARRLLADYAGTVIDGGVDLDWPWPEQRLRYANAVLAEARIVTGRALGHPALLRRGLRMLEWLIEDHTVGGHLSPSPAAGRALGDTRPGYDQQPIEVSTLADACARAAEVDPRDIWPTTVLAAMAWFEGDNDLGLAMWNPLTGGGFDGLHADGVNQNQGAESTLALLSTIQQAQRFSMVSR; encoded by the coding sequence ATGACCGATGGCCGCGGCACATTCGAGCACGCGTGCTTCGCAGACCCACGGCCCGAGCACGGCTACTGCACCGACGACATGGCCAGGGTGCTCATCGTCGCAAGCCGGGAACGCGAACCGGCGCCCGGCGTGCAGTGGCTCGTCCGGTTGGCGCTGCAGTTCCTGGACGAGGCGCAGGTCACCGACGGTGCCTATCGCAATCGAATGGACGCCGCGGGCGGATGGACTGACGAGGCGTCCGTCGAAGATTGTTGGGGGCGCAGCATCTGGGGCCTGGGTACCGCGGCGGCCCGCAGTGAGCAGAGCGGAATTCGCGACTCCGCCGTAGCGCAGTTCGAACGCGCCGCCCAGCAGCGGTCGCCCTGGCCCAGGGCGATGGCCTTTGCCGCGGTGGGTGCCGCCGAGGTCCTCACCGTCCTGCCTGACAACCAGTCGGCACGCCGACTGCTCGCCGACTACGCAGGAACCGTCATCGACGGGGGAGTCGACCTCGACTGGCCGTGGCCGGAGCAGCGGCTCCGATACGCCAACGCGGTACTGGCCGAAGCCCGGATCGTCACGGGCCGCGCGCTGGGACATCCCGCGCTGCTCCGACGAGGTCTACGAATGTTGGAGTGGCTGATCGAGGATCACACGGTCGGTGGCCATCTATCACCGAGTCCCGCCGCTGGCAGGGCTCTCGGGGATACGCGGCCCGGCTACGACCAGCAGCCCATCGAGGTGTCCACCCTCGCCGATGCCTGCGCACGTGCTGCGGAAGTCGACCCGCGTGACATCTGGCCCACCACGGTGTTGGCCGCGATGGCGTGGTTCGAGGGCGACAACGACCTCGGCCTGGCGATGTGGAATCCGCTGACCGGCGGTGGGTTCGACGGCCTGCACGCCGACGGGGTGAACCAGAACCAGGGTGCGGAGTCCACCCTCGCGCTTCTCTCGACCATCCAACAGGCGCAACGGTTTTCGATGGTATCGCGATGA
- a CDS encoding class I SAM-dependent methyltransferase, with amino-acid sequence MNRSGDDKADASTITGISETALLTLNGRASQARHPHAIIDDPMAIQLVDAIDFDFDKFGRKGQEMALRSLAFDRAAVQYLSEHPTATIVALAEGLQTSFWRLNSVLPRAEFSWLTIDFDPIIELRRSLLPPSPRITYLAQSALDYAWMDEVDTTDGVFITAEGLLMYLQPDEAMGLIASCASRFPGAQMIFDLPPVLVKKFAPKGMRASRRYRVPPMPFSLSAAQLAHLVDTVPGIRAVHDLPMPRGRGLMFNKIFPAFWELKLTKQYRGAYTLLEFG; translated from the coding sequence ATGAACCGCTCCGGCGACGACAAGGCCGATGCCAGCACCATAACGGGCATCTCGGAGACCGCGCTGCTGACGCTGAACGGCAGGGCGAGCCAGGCCCGCCACCCGCATGCGATCATCGACGACCCGATGGCCATCCAACTCGTTGACGCGATCGACTTCGACTTCGACAAGTTCGGCCGCAAGGGCCAAGAGATGGCGTTGCGATCACTGGCCTTCGACCGCGCCGCCGTCCAATACCTGTCAGAACACCCCACCGCCACGATCGTTGCGCTCGCCGAGGGCTTGCAGACCAGCTTCTGGCGACTCAACAGCGTGCTGCCGAGAGCCGAATTCTCCTGGCTCACAATCGACTTCGATCCCATCATCGAGTTGCGGCGAAGCCTGTTACCTCCCTCACCCCGGATCACCTACCTCGCCCAATCCGCGCTCGACTACGCGTGGATGGACGAGGTGGACACGACCGACGGCGTGTTCATTACCGCGGAGGGCCTGCTGATGTACCTGCAGCCCGATGAGGCGATGGGCCTCATCGCGTCGTGTGCCAGCCGATTTCCGGGCGCCCAGATGATCTTCGACCTGCCACCGGTCCTGGTGAAGAAGTTCGCTCCGAAGGGCATGCGCGCCTCCCGGCGGTACCGGGTTCCGCCGATGCCGTTCAGTTTGTCGGCCGCCCAGCTGGCCCACTTGGTCGACACCGTGCCTGGCATCCGTGCGGTGCATGACTTGCCGATGCCGCGGGGCCGGGGCCTGATGTTCAACAAGATCTTTCCGGCGTTCTGGGAGCTGAAACTGACCAAGCAGTACCGCGGTGCGTACACGCTGCTGGAATTTGGCTGA
- a CDS encoding glycoside hydrolase family 130 protein translates to MTSVQSGLATRTPIRLLADPSRVVIRLFIPGQEGFEHQETRAGAVLRRILALDDQDVTSSLKDVVARFGDRHPDLAATFRRHARELSDRLNPADELTESRSLLLGAAFTSEYAIEGAALCNPSMVAHPDQSGIDSGSVRFVMSVRGIGEGHLSSIGFRTGTVDAGSTVSMDDMTAFASVGATDATMLSAAVFRSELARLDEAGEAADFVFDSLDSHFTREQLDGRLGRLETSLRTRGHGAETIAIIRGIADRTYSIGFPPEIPLGERVLWPATDAESAGMEDARFVRFRDDDGSVTFYATYTAYSGSVISQQLLATKDFQQFTSVPLVGRAAANKGLALFPRRIHGRFAAMSRSDRESNTVAYSDDLSVWTDVRPCQQPVEAWEALQLGNCGSPIETDAGWVVLTHGVGPMRTYSIGAILLDLDDPTQMLGRLRRPLLSPTESERDGYVPNVVYSCGALVHGDTLVIPYGISDAAIGIATVALPELLDTLTGGGR, encoded by the coding sequence ATGACGTCGGTGCAGTCGGGACTGGCCACGCGAACGCCCATACGCCTTTTGGCCGACCCGTCACGGGTCGTCATCCGCCTATTCATTCCTGGCCAGGAGGGCTTCGAGCATCAAGAGACGCGCGCCGGCGCGGTGCTCAGACGTATCCTGGCTCTCGACGACCAAGACGTCACTTCGTCGCTGAAAGACGTCGTGGCTCGCTTCGGCGATCGTCACCCCGACCTCGCGGCCACGTTTCGCCGACATGCCCGCGAACTGTCCGACCGGTTGAATCCCGCCGATGAACTCACCGAGTCGCGTTCTCTGCTGCTGGGTGCCGCGTTCACCAGTGAATATGCGATCGAAGGTGCGGCGCTGTGCAACCCGAGCATGGTCGCGCACCCCGATCAGTCTGGAATAGATTCCGGCAGTGTGCGATTCGTGATGAGCGTGCGCGGCATCGGCGAAGGACACCTGTCTTCGATCGGGTTTCGCACCGGCACGGTCGACGCTGGCAGCACCGTCTCGATGGACGACATGACTGCATTCGCGTCCGTGGGCGCAACCGATGCCACGATGCTGAGCGCGGCTGTCTTCCGCAGTGAACTCGCGCGATTGGACGAAGCCGGTGAGGCCGCCGATTTCGTCTTCGATTCACTCGATAGCCACTTCACCCGTGAGCAGCTAGACGGTCGGCTCGGCCGGCTCGAAACGAGCCTTCGGACCCGTGGCCATGGCGCGGAGACGATCGCGATCATCCGCGGCATCGCAGACCGAACATACTCGATCGGCTTCCCTCCCGAGATTCCGCTGGGTGAACGGGTGCTGTGGCCGGCAACCGACGCCGAGAGCGCCGGGATGGAGGACGCCCGCTTCGTCCGATTTCGCGACGACGATGGCTCGGTGACGTTCTACGCGACGTACACGGCGTACAGCGGATCGGTGATCAGTCAACAACTTTTGGCAACGAAGGACTTTCAGCAGTTCACCTCGGTCCCGCTGGTCGGCCGCGCTGCGGCCAACAAGGGTCTGGCCTTGTTCCCGCGCCGCATCCACGGGCGCTTCGCCGCCATGTCGCGGTCAGACCGGGAGTCGAACACCGTCGCGTACTCCGACGATCTGAGCGTATGGACCGACGTACGTCCGTGCCAGCAGCCGGTCGAAGCGTGGGAGGCGTTGCAACTGGGGAACTGCGGATCTCCCATCGAAACCGACGCTGGCTGGGTGGTCCTCACCCACGGCGTGGGCCCGATGCGGACCTATAGCATCGGGGCGATTCTGCTCGACCTCGACGATCCGACTCAGATGTTGGGTCGTCTACGGCGGCCGCTGTTGAGTCCCACGGAATCAGAACGCGACGGCTATGTCCCCAACGTCGTCTATTCCTGTGGCGCGCTCGTACATGGCGATACCCTGGTGATCCCGTACGGAATCAGCGACGCCGCGATTGGGATCGCCACCGTCGCCCTGCCCGAACTGCTCGACACCCTGACCGGCGGAGGCCGTTGA
- a CDS encoding globin domain-containing protein — translation MLSTQSKEIVAATLPAVGAAIGEIAPLFYRRMFAAHPELERDLFNRGNQKQGEQQKALAGAIAAFAVLQLDPDPARTEQLLARIAHKHASLGITPEQYRTVHTYLFMAIVEVLGDAVTPEVAAAWDELYWLMADSLISMETGLYADAGVAAGDVWRKVIVSERRNETADSVSFTVASTDGSELPGFVPGQYVSVGVHLPDGARQIRQYSLCSAPSAGNWRITVKRINEQILPDGSVAPTGEVSNFLYDNVFEGDILDVTTPFGDVVLPNDEAPLLLISAGIGCTPVIGILHHLAETGDDRPVSVLHADRSPSAHAHRTQLSELVSALPSAAMHRWYEDMGSRQPTAGIRSGRVDLDHVDIAPGTQAYVCGPLPFMGAIRTALLAKGVPENRIHFEIFGPDTWHPAAA, via the coding sequence ATGTTGTCGACACAGTCCAAGGAGATCGTCGCGGCCACCCTTCCGGCCGTCGGCGCGGCGATCGGCGAGATCGCTCCGCTGTTCTACCGCAGGATGTTCGCCGCACACCCAGAACTCGAACGCGACTTGTTCAACCGCGGGAATCAGAAACAAGGTGAGCAGCAGAAGGCACTCGCCGGCGCCATCGCCGCGTTCGCGGTCCTACAGCTGGATCCCGACCCCGCACGGACCGAGCAGTTGTTGGCGCGGATCGCGCACAAGCATGCCTCGCTCGGTATCACTCCCGAGCAGTACCGCACCGTCCACACGTACCTCTTCATGGCCATCGTCGAGGTTCTCGGCGATGCCGTCACCCCGGAGGTCGCAGCTGCCTGGGACGAGCTGTACTGGCTCATGGCAGATTCCCTGATCTCGATGGAAACCGGGCTGTATGCCGATGCCGGCGTCGCGGCGGGTGACGTGTGGCGCAAGGTCATCGTCAGTGAACGTCGCAACGAGACCGCCGACTCGGTGTCGTTCACGGTGGCCTCGACCGACGGCTCCGAACTACCTGGTTTCGTTCCAGGGCAATATGTTTCCGTCGGGGTGCATCTTCCCGACGGCGCACGGCAGATTCGGCAGTACAGCCTTTGCTCGGCACCGTCCGCGGGCAACTGGCGGATCACCGTCAAGCGCATCAACGAGCAGATTCTGCCCGATGGATCCGTCGCGCCCACCGGCGAGGTGTCGAACTTTCTGTACGACAACGTGTTCGAAGGTGACATCCTCGATGTCACGACCCCCTTCGGAGACGTCGTGCTACCAAACGACGAGGCGCCACTGCTGCTGATCTCAGCGGGTATCGGCTGTACACCCGTCATCGGGATCCTGCACCACCTCGCTGAGACCGGCGACGATCGGCCGGTCTCGGTTCTACATGCCGACCGCTCCCCCAGCGCCCATGCCCATCGCACCCAGCTGAGCGAGTTGGTCTCGGCACTCCCGTCAGCCGCCATGCACCGGTGGTACGAGGACATGGGATCGCGCCAGCCCACCGCTGGCATCCGATCCGGTCGAGTGGACCTAGATCACGTGGACATCGCGCCGGGCACGCAGGCGTACGTTTGCGGACCGCTGCCGTTCATGGGCGCCATTCGCACGGCCCTGTTGGCGAAGGGTGTGCCAGAGAACCGCATTCACTTCGAGATCTTCGGCCCCGACACGTGGCATCCGGCGGCGGCCTGA
- a CDS encoding glycosyltransferase codes for MLSTFPPTRCGLATFSVALADGLSQTGSEVGVVRVADQSSSSSPRVIGELVNGSPSSVAAASELLNRSDVAIVQHEYGIYGGADGDDVVDVIAGLRVPSIVVAHTVLKDPTPHQRSVLEAVATMADRIVVMSDAASRRLCLNFDVDPQKVTTISHGAFVPPRLAPPVRQGRPTLLTWGLLGPGKGIERVIDAMVSLHDLPARPRYLVAGRTHPKVLAAEGESYRAARIDQARRRGVEGSVAFDADYRDVASLTRLAQSSAVVVLPYDSTDQVTSGVLVDAIATGRPVVATAFPHAVELLGSGAGVVVDHDDSDALVEALHRVLTQPDAAAAMAAEAARLAPAMAWPIVAGAYLRLARTLLSAQSALV; via the coding sequence ATTCTCAGTACCTTTCCACCGACCCGGTGCGGATTGGCCACCTTCAGCGTGGCGCTGGCCGACGGGTTGTCCCAGACCGGTTCCGAGGTGGGCGTGGTCCGGGTGGCCGATCAGTCATCGTCGAGCAGCCCGAGAGTCATCGGAGAACTGGTCAACGGCTCACCGTCGTCGGTGGCGGCAGCCTCGGAGCTGTTGAATCGCAGCGACGTGGCGATCGTGCAACACGAGTACGGCATCTACGGGGGTGCTGACGGAGACGACGTCGTCGACGTCATCGCCGGGCTGCGAGTCCCCTCGATCGTCGTCGCCCATACCGTCCTCAAAGACCCCACACCGCATCAGCGTTCCGTGCTTGAGGCCGTCGCGACGATGGCGGATCGCATCGTGGTGATGTCGGATGCGGCCAGCCGACGCCTGTGCCTGAACTTCGACGTCGACCCGCAAAAGGTGACGACGATCTCCCACGGCGCCTTCGTGCCACCTCGGCTCGCACCGCCGGTGCGCCAGGGCAGGCCGACACTTCTCACCTGGGGCCTGTTGGGCCCGGGGAAGGGTATCGAGCGCGTCATCGACGCCATGGTGTCGCTGCACGATCTGCCCGCCAGGCCGCGTTACCTCGTCGCGGGCCGGACCCATCCCAAAGTCCTTGCCGCAGAGGGTGAGTCCTATCGCGCGGCCCGCATCGATCAGGCACGCCGGCGGGGCGTGGAAGGTTCGGTCGCCTTCGATGCCGACTACCGCGACGTCGCCTCGCTGACGCGACTCGCACAGTCCTCCGCGGTCGTGGTGCTCCCGTACGACTCCACCGATCAGGTGACCTCGGGCGTTCTGGTGGATGCGATCGCGACGGGCCGCCCGGTGGTGGCCACGGCCTTTCCGCACGCCGTCGAACTCCTGGGCAGCGGCGCGGGTGTCGTCGTCGATCACGACGATTCCGATGCACTGGTCGAGGCTTTGCACAGGGTCCTGACGCAACCCGACGCGGCGGCCGCGATGGCTGCCGAAGCAGCCCGGCTCGCCCCGGCAATGGCGTGGCCGATCGTGGCCGGGGCCTATCTGAGACTCGCGCGCACACTGCTATCCGCGCAGTCGGCTCTCGTGTGA
- a CDS encoding STAS domain-containing protein, with amino-acid sequence MTTSPTRVRTSVCSTGKTAATAPIPDCRRLLPGDDFAAGPTERSGIRKTSRRLRSSIAVVRAYGEIDASSADSATRYALRQSEGCRGVILDLRGVQFFATEGFSSLLRISVNCARRGAVWAVVPGPFASRVLQNL; translated from the coding sequence ATGACGACTTCCCCAACCCGCGTGCGCACCTCCGTCTGCAGCACCGGCAAGACGGCCGCCACGGCACCGATACCCGACTGCCGGCGACTGCTGCCTGGCGACGATTTCGCAGCTGGGCCTACGGAGCGCTCCGGAATCAGGAAGACGAGTCGTCGATTGCGGTCGTCGATTGCCGTCGTCCGTGCCTACGGTGAGATCGACGCCTCCAGTGCGGACTCCGCGACTCGCTACGCGCTGAGGCAAAGTGAGGGCTGTCGAGGTGTCATCCTCGATCTACGCGGAGTGCAATTCTTCGCGACCGAGGGCTTCTCGTCGCTACTCCGCATCTCGGTGAACTGCGCTCGACGCGGAGCGGTCTGGGCCGTCGTACCGGGCCCCTTCGCTTCCCGGGTACTTCAAAACTTGTGA
- a CDS encoding alpha-glucosidase, protein MARRHAVWWKSAVVYQIYPRSFADSDGDGVGDLAGITGRLDYLQRLGVDVIWLSPIYRSPQVDNGYDVSDYCDIDPLFGTLADFDLLLDEIHERGMKLVMDLVINHTSDEHPWFVESRASRVNPKRDWYIWRDARHDAEPNNWGSFFSGSAWEWDPATGQYYLHLFDRKQPDLNWDNPHVRKALHDIMAWWLVRGVDGFRLDVSNFISKAPGLPDAPAIPGRRFVIAFDGFVDQPPVHDYLAEMTREVFGGRDGEFLTIGEMPGVTTEEARSYTDPRRGELNMVFQFEHMSVDQSPTNKFDYRGLDLVLLKRGLDRWQAALAEVGWNSLYWNNHDQPRVVSRFGDDDPGYRVASAKALATILHGMRGTPFVYQGEELGMTNYPFRTLEDHEDLEAVNYFNRVLEVGGDETSALAGLATMSRDNARTPMQWDDGPNAGFTTGDPWLSVNPNYTYVNALTQTQAADSVFAHYRALIRLRHALPILADGDYTPMFADDPQLWAYTRTTPDRKLLVIANCGRDPRSVDLGPEWVDAELLLGNLETLVRRGAASLQLAGWDARIYTIAVSAPEA, encoded by the coding sequence ATGGCGCGACGTCACGCGGTGTGGTGGAAGTCGGCCGTCGTCTATCAGATCTACCCACGCAGTTTCGCCGACTCCGACGGTGACGGCGTCGGTGATCTCGCCGGCATCACCGGGCGACTCGACTATCTGCAGCGGCTTGGCGTCGATGTCATCTGGTTGTCGCCGATCTACCGTTCGCCGCAGGTCGACAACGGCTACGACGTCAGCGACTACTGCGACATCGACCCGCTGTTTGGCACGCTGGCGGACTTCGACCTGCTGCTCGACGAGATCCACGAACGCGGGATGAAGCTCGTGATGGATCTCGTCATCAACCACACCTCCGATGAACACCCGTGGTTCGTCGAGTCGCGCGCCTCTCGCGTCAACCCGAAGCGAGATTGGTACATCTGGCGAGATGCCCGCCACGATGCCGAACCCAACAACTGGGGCTCGTTCTTCTCCGGATCGGCGTGGGAGTGGGATCCGGCCACCGGCCAGTACTACCTGCATCTGTTCGACCGCAAGCAACCGGACCTGAACTGGGACAATCCGCACGTACGAAAGGCCTTGCACGACATCATGGCTTGGTGGCTCGTGCGGGGGGTGGACGGCTTCCGGCTGGACGTCAGCAACTTCATCTCGAAGGCCCCTGGGCTGCCTGATGCGCCGGCCATCCCGGGGCGCCGTTTCGTCATCGCCTTCGACGGCTTCGTCGACCAACCGCCCGTCCACGACTACCTCGCCGAGATGACTCGCGAGGTCTTCGGTGGCCGGGACGGCGAGTTCCTCACCATCGGCGAAATGCCAGGCGTCACAACCGAAGAGGCGCGTTCTTATACCGACCCCCGCCGGGGCGAGCTGAACATGGTCTTCCAGTTCGAGCACATGTCCGTCGATCAGAGCCCGACGAACAAGTTCGATTACCGCGGTCTGGACCTGGTCCTCTTGAAGCGGGGATTGGATCGGTGGCAGGCGGCGCTGGCCGAAGTCGGGTGGAACAGCCTGTATTGGAACAACCACGACCAGCCTCGCGTGGTATCTCGGTTCGGCGACGACGATCCGGGTTACCGGGTGGCCTCGGCGAAGGCGCTCGCGACGATCCTTCACGGCATGCGCGGTACGCCGTTCGTCTATCAGGGCGAAGAGCTCGGAATGACGAACTACCCATTTAGGACTCTCGAGGACCACGAGGACCTCGAGGCAGTCAACTACTTCAACAGGGTGCTCGAAGTGGGCGGCGACGAGACGTCCGCGCTCGCCGGCCTGGCCACGATGAGCCGCGATAACGCGCGCACTCCCATGCAATGGGATGACGGACCGAACGCGGGATTCACGACAGGTGATCCATGGCTATCGGTCAACCCGAACTACACCTACGTGAACGCCCTCACGCAAACGCAGGCGGCGGATTCGGTGTTCGCGCATTACCGAGCCCTGATTCGTCTTCGCCACGCGTTGCCGATACTGGCCGACGGTGACTACACGCCGATGTTCGCGGATGATCCGCAGCTCTGGGCTTACACCCGAACCACACCAGATCGAAAGCTCCTCGTCATCGCCAACTGTGGGCGCGACCCCAGATCCGTCGACCTCGGCCCGGAATGGGTCGACGCAGAACTGCTGCTCGGCAACCTCGAGACGCTGGTCAGACGGGGGGCGGCGTCCCTGCAGTTGGCCGGGTGGGACGCGCGGATCTATACGATCGCCGTCAGTGCGCCCGAGGCTTGA